A region from the Lentimonas sp. CC4 genome encodes:
- a CDS encoding putative colanic acid biosynthesis acetyltransferase has product MPWNLELGDYVALAHDTVLLNFAKITVGSMTVISQHTHLCTGSHDTSDPHFQLIFKPIQIEPECWIASRSFIAPGVTIGRGCVIGANSVVTKDQPSWSICAGNPCIRIKERIINQPS; this is encoded by the coding sequence ATGCCCTGGAACTTAGAATTGGGCGACTATGTCGCATTAGCACACGACACCGTGCTACTTAACTTTGCTAAAATAACTGTGGGTTCGATGACCGTCATCTCCCAGCACACTCATCTATGCACAGGTAGCCACGACACCTCAGACCCACACTTTCAACTCATCTTCAAGCCAATCCAAATAGAACCGGAATGCTGGATCGCGAGCCGTTCATTCATCGCTCCTGGGGTTACAATTGGTCGCGGATGTGTGATCGGAGCGAATTCAGTGGTCACCAAAGACCAACCGTCATGGTCAATCTGCGCAGGCAACCCGTGCATACGAATTAAAGAGCGAATCATCAATCAGCCTAGCTAA
- a CDS encoding WecB/TagA/CpsF family glycosyltransferase produces METALKTVQILGIRFYNDNLEAALEIAHNDGGLFLAPSGPGLAELGKNPYYDQALQAADINLIDSGYLALLWKKRCGESLQRHSGLKFIQSLIAAPRFKGNPRQLWVMPDQSHSDATQQYLATQNIQLENQQCYLAPHYTEFPIEDQALLDTIREQRPDYVILTIAGGKQEVLGHWLRDRLDYTPTIICIGAAIAFLTGKQANIPAWADRIYIGWLLRVITDPKRFIPRYWKARKLKQILHTFGEQAPKQG; encoded by the coding sequence ATGGAGACTGCACTCAAAACCGTTCAGATTTTAGGCATCCGCTTCTACAATGACAATCTCGAAGCTGCGTTGGAGATTGCACATAATGACGGCGGCCTATTCCTCGCGCCCTCCGGCCCTGGTCTCGCCGAACTGGGCAAGAACCCGTATTACGACCAAGCCCTGCAAGCGGCCGACATCAACTTAATCGACAGCGGCTACCTCGCCCTACTCTGGAAAAAGCGCTGCGGGGAATCGCTGCAACGCCACTCTGGCCTGAAATTCATCCAATCACTTATTGCTGCGCCTCGCTTCAAAGGCAACCCACGCCAGCTATGGGTCATGCCGGATCAATCCCACAGCGATGCCACTCAACAGTATCTAGCGACGCAAAACATACAGCTCGAGAATCAGCAGTGCTATCTCGCCCCCCACTACACTGAGTTTCCCATCGAGGATCAGGCGCTACTCGATACCATCCGCGAGCAACGCCCCGACTACGTCATCCTTACCATCGCAGGCGGCAAACAGGAAGTGCTCGGCCATTGGCTGCGAGATCGCCTCGACTACACACCCACGATCATCTGCATCGGAGCCGCCATCGCGTTTTTGACAGGGAAGCAGGCAAATATCCCCGCGTGGGCAGACCGTATCTATATCGGCTGGTTACTGCGCGTCATCACTGATCCAAAGAGATTCATCCCCCGCTACTGGAAGGCGCGTAAGCTCAAACAAATCCTCCATACCTTCGGCGAGCAAGCACCCAAACAAGGATGA
- a CDS encoding aspartate-semialdehyde dehydrogenase encodes MAYKVGILGATGAVGQEIIRLLHEREFPISELHLLASARSAGKTQSYGDKTWTIEEATPESFDGLDIAIFSAGGDQTLKFADEAVKRGCIVVDNSSAFRQDPNVPLVIPEINPDAVDNHKGILANPNCSTAISLMGLYPLHKAFGLKSFIASTYQAVSGSGAGGLIELDQQARAWAKGEELVKNVYPHQIAFNLLPHVDAFLEDGYTKEEMKMLNEGKKILGLDNLRVTCTCVRVPVFRAHSISISAEFEKPVSVEAAKAAIEAFEGSELVDNSEKLEYPMPIDYSEVVPCGVGRIRKDNVFENGLALWVTGDQLWKGAALNAIQIAELLHQKGKIG; translated from the coding sequence ATGGCATACAAAGTAGGCATCCTCGGAGCGACCGGCGCAGTCGGTCAAGAAATCATTCGTCTTCTCCACGAGCGTGAGTTCCCAATTTCGGAACTTCACTTGCTCGCATCTGCACGTTCTGCAGGGAAGACTCAGTCCTATGGTGACAAGACCTGGACGATCGAGGAAGCGACTCCTGAGAGTTTCGACGGCCTTGATATCGCGATCTTTAGCGCGGGCGGTGATCAAACCCTTAAATTTGCAGACGAAGCGGTGAAGCGCGGCTGCATCGTTGTGGATAACAGCTCGGCCTTTCGCCAAGACCCGAATGTGCCGCTCGTCATCCCAGAAATTAACCCAGACGCGGTGGATAACCACAAGGGCATCCTTGCGAATCCGAACTGCTCGACTGCGATTTCCCTCATGGGACTGTATCCGCTGCATAAGGCATTCGGCCTGAAGTCGTTCATCGCATCCACTTACCAAGCCGTTTCCGGCAGTGGTGCGGGTGGACTCATCGAGCTCGATCAACAAGCGCGCGCATGGGCGAAGGGCGAGGAGCTCGTCAAGAATGTGTATCCACACCAGATCGCATTCAATCTACTGCCGCATGTGGACGCTTTCCTCGAAGATGGCTACACCAAGGAAGAGATGAAGATGCTCAATGAGGGCAAAAAGATTCTCGGTCTCGACAATCTACGTGTCACTTGCACCTGTGTGCGCGTGCCGGTCTTCCGTGCGCACTCGATCTCGATCAGCGCTGAATTTGAAAAGCCAGTGAGCGTCGAAGCCGCGAAGGCTGCGATTGAAGCCTTTGAAGGTTCCGAGCTCGTCGATAATTCTGAGAAACTGGAATACCCGATGCCAATCGATTACTCCGAGGTGGTGCCTTGTGGCGTCGGCCGTATCCGTAAGGACAATGTGTTCGAAAACGGACTCGCACTCTGGGTGACCGGTGATCAGCTCTGGAAGGGCGCTGCGCTCAACGCGATTCAAATCGCTGAGTTGTTGCATCAAAAGGGCAAGATCGGCTAG
- a CDS encoding L,D-transpeptidase has translation MSITPTHRQIIVSIERQELALISDGVIQRVFSISTSKNPPSCLADSYGTPLGLHALADKIGDGAPLGMVFKGRVPTGQKSSEYSEEEQARNLITTRIIRLRGLETGKNSGQGCDSYDRYVYIHGTNHEDRIGEPFSGGCVEMLNAEVIELFNAVHEGDLVWVR, from the coding sequence TTGTCAATCACGCCGACACATCGCCAGATAATCGTTTCGATTGAAAGACAGGAACTTGCACTCATTTCCGATGGTGTAATCCAGCGTGTTTTCTCGATTTCCACATCGAAGAATCCACCCTCCTGCCTCGCGGATTCCTACGGCACGCCGCTCGGCCTCCACGCGTTGGCCGATAAGATAGGCGACGGTGCGCCGCTCGGCATGGTGTTTAAAGGACGCGTGCCAACCGGTCAGAAATCCTCGGAATACTCAGAGGAGGAGCAGGCGCGTAACCTGATCACCACCCGAATCATTCGCCTACGCGGCCTCGAAACAGGTAAAAATAGTGGTCAGGGCTGCGATAGCTACGACCGCTATGTCTACATTCACGGCACCAACCACGAGGATCGAATCGGCGAGCCCTTTAGCGGCGGGTGCGTTGAAATGCTCAATGCCGAAGTCATCGAGTTATTCAATGCGGTTCACGAAGGTGATCTAGTGTGGGTTCGCTAG
- a CDS encoding transcription termination/antitermination NusG family protein produces the protein MTSQPDNSSTTEPLEWFCLRTQTKREHIAAAILSKIESVEVFCPRVSQIKKTRTGKKRFTEAMFPGYIFAKFSYRNNYRRIIHTQGVTSIIGQGNRRAVPEHIVINLRDSLPEGIIEAPDLSIEPGAAIEFISGSLKGLNGTVLAQLPAQNRIQVLLEFLGNEITVAVSADDILLAPESN, from the coding sequence ATGACGTCTCAGCCGGATAACTCATCTACAACCGAACCACTCGAATGGTTTTGCCTACGCACTCAAACCAAGCGTGAACATATCGCAGCTGCAATTCTATCCAAAATCGAATCCGTTGAAGTATTCTGCCCTCGAGTTAGCCAGATCAAGAAAACACGCACGGGCAAAAAGCGCTTCACGGAAGCGATGTTCCCGGGCTACATCTTCGCGAAGTTTTCCTATCGCAACAACTACCGCCGCATCATCCACACACAAGGCGTCACCAGCATCATCGGCCAAGGCAACCGTCGAGCAGTGCCAGAGCACATCGTCATTAACCTTCGCGATAGCTTACCCGAAGGCATCATTGAGGCGCCCGACCTTAGTATCGAACCCGGCGCCGCGATCGAGTTCATCTCAGGCAGCCTGAAAGGGCTAAACGGCACAGTGCTCGCACAGCTCCCCGCTCAGAATCGAATCCAAGTCTTGCTCGAATTCCTCGGTAACGAGATCACCGTAGCAGTCAGTGCCGACGATATACTACTCGCACCCGAATCTAATTAA
- a CDS encoding ATP-grasp domain-containing protein — MNTESEKQCVLLIYRRYSSSFTAYPWLFARSGRLCVDVLAPKSHMVRHSKWINEHIAIERDDELIPRLLESLAARNYTSVLCVDEPSRTLLLQHRELPELRKFLPFDKDSNLNEVAVNKADFQEWCKALGIDCPRSVYLINASEVQVAAKQFTYPYIIKGALGAGGQAVDRIESEQDLAQVLKAYADRKGWILQDFIEGDVGTTGFVAGDQGLYAVCSVINHVCMKGGLGPSQIGQFWKDDRLCEITQKMTAVGGIRGLTGFDWIMTPCGDYKVIDPHFGRAVPNMVMAHLDGIDFGEAYADFITDQPVDLREGDGSGIYYWLFPQSLLMIFEGKFWRTLRKYPPWRKQVRLFLAGKNEWRLFVAQSLEFLCGHTRVVLGGIRNRFRHSPRCGS, encoded by the coding sequence AGGGCGCTTGTGTGTTGATGTGCTTGCTCCAAAGTCGCATATGGTTCGTCACTCGAAGTGGATCAATGAGCATATTGCGATTGAGCGGGATGATGAGTTGATTCCTCGTTTGTTGGAGAGTCTTGCCGCTCGGAATTATACGTCGGTGCTTTGTGTGGATGAACCTTCGAGGACACTGTTGCTACAGCATCGCGAGTTACCTGAGTTACGTAAGTTTCTTCCTTTTGATAAGGATTCGAATCTAAATGAGGTGGCAGTGAATAAGGCGGATTTTCAAGAATGGTGTAAGGCTCTTGGAATTGATTGTCCTCGGAGTGTTTACCTCATCAATGCGAGTGAAGTGCAGGTCGCTGCGAAACAGTTCACGTATCCTTATATCATTAAAGGAGCTCTGGGTGCGGGGGGCCAGGCAGTGGATCGCATCGAGAGTGAACAAGATTTAGCACAAGTTCTCAAGGCGTATGCTGATCGTAAGGGTTGGATCCTGCAGGATTTTATTGAAGGTGATGTGGGGACGACCGGTTTTGTAGCGGGCGACCAAGGGCTTTATGCGGTATGTTCTGTTATCAATCATGTTTGCATGAAAGGTGGTTTGGGGCCATCGCAGATTGGGCAATTCTGGAAGGATGATCGGCTCTGTGAGATTACCCAAAAAATGACAGCTGTTGGTGGAATACGTGGACTGACAGGTTTTGATTGGATCATGACGCCGTGCGGTGATTACAAGGTGATCGATCCACACTTTGGCCGAGCAGTTCCAAATATGGTCATGGCTCACTTGGATGGCATTGATTTCGGAGAGGCATACGCAGATTTCATTACTGATCAGCCTGTCGATCTTCGTGAAGGCGATGGATCGGGGATATACTATTGGTTGTTTCCGCAATCTTTACTTATGATTTTTGAGGGGAAGTTCTGGCGGACGCTTCGGAAATATCCGCCATGGCGGAAGCAGGTTCGCCTATTCCTAGCAGGTAAAAATGAATGGCGATTATTTGTCGCGCAGTCTCTAGAGTTCCTTTGTGGCCATACTCGTGTCGTTCTGGGTGGGATTCGGAATCGATTCAGGCATTCGCCTAGATGCGGGAGTTAG
- a CDS encoding glycosyltransferase family 1 protein, translating into MEVDTKNTITHVLLLSNYAPDKQFSMRRFTQQLMQGLRAEKVSVEIFLPPVIFGKLGAQPSGFGKWLGYIDKYLLCPILLKRKIRTLPKNSIVHICDHSNAIYTKVLKATPHLVTCHDLLAIRSALGEIPQNCPKWTGKQQQAMILKGLRKSRMIASVSEATRTDVSRLIGTDKKWGHYIPNSLDDSFILEANRPRNPRACLQLPQLPPGIRYLMHIGGEKWYKNRTAALEIFAALHKQNVSLHLIIVGPRFPEDTLKISECWEIQNHIHYLSGISDDELRDLYKHAEMLLFPSFMEGFGWPILEAQACGCPVVTLDIEPMRSLNALTKLAIKVDPLKHGYTAALSNACKHQLELSDSDKEKQQQAIKEFAAAFTNQASAKAYITLYKQLLKEAPLA; encoded by the coding sequence ATGGAAGTTGACACCAAAAATACGATTACACACGTATTGCTCTTGTCGAACTACGCGCCAGACAAGCAGTTCAGCATGCGCCGATTCACTCAGCAATTAATGCAGGGCTTACGGGCAGAAAAAGTGTCTGTGGAGATTTTCCTGCCACCCGTTATATTTGGAAAACTAGGCGCACAGCCATCTGGATTCGGAAAATGGTTAGGCTATATCGATAAGTATCTGCTCTGTCCAATTCTACTTAAAAGAAAAATCCGGACATTACCTAAAAATTCGATCGTTCATATCTGCGATCATTCGAATGCGATTTACACAAAAGTTTTAAAGGCGACACCGCACCTGGTCACCTGCCATGACCTACTCGCAATTCGTAGTGCACTCGGTGAAATTCCGCAAAACTGTCCAAAGTGGACAGGCAAACAGCAACAAGCGATGATCCTTAAGGGATTAAGGAAAAGTAGGATGATCGCCAGCGTTTCGGAAGCGACGCGAACAGACGTATCGCGCTTAATCGGAACCGACAAAAAATGGGGACACTACATTCCAAATTCGCTAGACGACAGCTTTATACTGGAAGCAAATCGCCCGAGGAATCCAAGGGCTTGCCTGCAACTCCCACAACTGCCACCAGGCATACGATACCTAATGCACATTGGCGGAGAGAAATGGTATAAGAACCGAACTGCTGCCCTCGAAATATTCGCGGCGCTGCATAAGCAGAACGTTTCATTACACCTAATCATCGTTGGCCCGAGGTTCCCCGAAGACACTTTAAAGATATCAGAATGCTGGGAAATACAAAACCATATCCATTACTTGAGCGGCATCAGCGATGATGAATTACGTGACCTATACAAGCACGCGGAGATGCTTCTATTCCCTTCATTTATGGAAGGATTCGGCTGGCCGATACTGGAAGCACAAGCATGCGGGTGCCCGGTCGTTACACTCGATATCGAACCCATGCGCTCACTCAATGCATTGACTAAGCTCGCGATCAAAGTAGACCCGTTGAAGCATGGATACACTGCGGCTCTCTCGAACGCATGCAAACATCAGCTAGAACTCTCCGACAGCGACAAGGAAAAACAACAGCAAGCGATAAAAGAATTCGCAGCCGCGTTTACGAATCAAGCATCAGCCAAAGCTTACATCACACTCTACAAGCAATTACTCAAAGAAGCACCTCTAGCATGA
- a CDS encoding glycosyltransferase family 4 protein: protein MTTHKTSGRIAIAHPTGNTFSRAAAEAFQRNDLLDTFHTCIAIGNDSGNPLSKRLYAQRRCEIPQAYLKTRPARELTRLILQKKDWLPNLRKHETGAFCVDSIYHDLDQHVAKSLEQQAKKPAAIYAYEDGALASFIAARNCGIPRIYDLPIGYWRAARLIQSEEALRLPDWASTMPALIDSESKLERKDEELKLCEQIIVASRFTAETLKEAPFDLPTPYIIPYGCPPPRKDVSPKSDASKPLRVLYVGGLSQRKGVAYLLDAVEALGSAVELTLIGKRVSECAPLDAALKKFHWIDSLPHSEILNTMREHDVLVFPSLFEGFGLVITEALSQGIPIISTNHTCAPDIIEDGREGYIVPIRDAAAISEKLTRLHEDRDHLQQMKEAALQRAATMSWELYKDGLVHAAKDILKL, encoded by the coding sequence ATGACGACACATAAGACATCGGGGCGTATCGCCATCGCACATCCCACCGGTAACACATTCTCGCGTGCAGCCGCTGAAGCTTTTCAGCGTAATGACTTATTGGATACGTTTCACACATGTATCGCCATAGGCAACGACAGTGGAAACCCACTATCAAAGCGACTCTACGCACAACGACGCTGCGAAATCCCACAGGCCTATCTCAAAACGCGCCCTGCGCGCGAGTTGACTCGGCTCATTTTGCAGAAAAAAGACTGGCTCCCCAATTTGCGTAAGCATGAAACCGGTGCCTTTTGCGTGGATAGTATATATCACGACCTCGATCAACACGTCGCTAAATCGCTGGAGCAGCAAGCCAAGAAGCCCGCAGCAATCTATGCCTACGAAGACGGTGCACTCGCAAGTTTCATCGCAGCCCGCAACTGCGGGATACCGCGCATCTACGACCTCCCCATCGGCTACTGGCGAGCCGCCCGCCTGATACAATCTGAAGAAGCGCTGCGTTTACCTGACTGGGCGAGCACCATGCCTGCGCTCATTGATAGCGAGTCGAAGCTGGAGCGTAAGGATGAAGAACTCAAACTTTGCGAGCAAATCATCGTCGCGAGCCGCTTCACCGCAGAGACACTGAAGGAAGCACCGTTCGATCTACCCACACCCTACATCATCCCCTATGGGTGCCCCCCTCCGAGAAAGGACGTCTCACCGAAGAGTGATGCATCGAAACCACTCAGAGTGCTCTACGTCGGCGGACTCAGTCAGCGCAAAGGTGTGGCCTACCTGCTAGACGCAGTCGAAGCACTCGGCAGCGCAGTCGAGCTGACTCTGATAGGCAAACGTGTCAGCGAGTGTGCGCCTCTAGATGCGGCTCTAAAAAAGTTTCACTGGATCGACAGCCTCCCGCACTCCGAGATACTCAACACGATGCGCGAGCACGACGTGTTAGTCTTCCCCTCACTCTTCGAAGGTTTCGGACTTGTTATTACTGAAGCCCTATCCCAAGGCATACCAATTATTTCAACGAACCATACCTGCGCACCAGACATTATCGAAGACGGACGAGAAGGTTATATTGTGCCCATACGCGACGCAGCAGCCATTTCAGAAAAACTAACACGACTGCATGAAGACCGAGATCATCTGCAGCAGATGAAAGAAGCCGCCCTACAACGAGCAGCCACCATGAGTTGGGAGCTCTACAAAGACGGCCTCGTCCACGCGGCTAAAGACATACTGAAACTATGA
- a CDS encoding exopolysaccharide biosynthesis polyprenyl glycosylphosphotransferase, with protein sequence MIGNRTQGLRILSHAFVVLYTLVLFGLMLFVGADVMERIDLNQINALLYFLGVFLAGLVSFRSNHDGMPKSDLTSFRWVHAVRYTNYQTLVLALVLFAIIFSTKDRAISRLFVGSFLLTFWLTVTPLNRYVPDWMARLFFRGDHSVRTVFLGSEKSARRLEGWAARQPFFGVEIIGLITYELVEKSQLKMPIIGDFMELAELIEQHKIDQVVLLETRNSDWWVDSVVEVCGKAGCRILIFNPWEEYFEQELIPVNQGGHTFFSLQQEPLENPINRAIKRTLDICISLPVVLFVLPWMCLYAKIMIRRESPGPMFFKQERSGQRGRLFNIYKFRSMHHSDPSREGEQAKAEDDRVFKFGQFMRRTSIDEFPQFINVLRGQMSVVGPRPHLIQHDSQFSEQVNIYRTRHFVKPGITGLAQCKGFRGEVTELTLIEERVRYDLEYIRSWSFWLDVWILVKTALQVIFPPKSAY encoded by the coding sequence ATGATTGGAAATCGCACACAAGGCCTTCGCATATTGAGTCACGCATTTGTTGTGCTCTATACGCTGGTTTTGTTTGGCTTGATGCTTTTCGTCGGAGCGGATGTGATGGAGCGCATTGATTTGAATCAGATCAATGCGCTACTTTACTTCTTAGGCGTGTTTTTGGCCGGGCTCGTCTCGTTTCGTAGCAATCATGATGGCATGCCTAAAAGCGATCTCACCTCATTTCGGTGGGTGCATGCGGTTCGCTATACAAATTATCAGACACTCGTGCTGGCGTTGGTGCTGTTTGCTATTATTTTCAGCACTAAAGATCGTGCGATCAGCCGTCTGTTTGTCGGTTCTTTCCTTCTGACTTTCTGGCTGACTGTGACTCCGCTGAATCGTTATGTTCCTGATTGGATGGCACGGTTGTTTTTTCGTGGCGACCATTCGGTGCGCACGGTATTTTTGGGCAGTGAGAAATCGGCTCGTAGGCTAGAGGGCTGGGCCGCGCGGCAGCCGTTCTTCGGTGTGGAGATTATCGGATTGATCACCTACGAACTTGTAGAGAAGAGTCAGCTGAAAATGCCAATTATCGGCGATTTTATGGAGCTCGCGGAGTTGATTGAACAGCATAAGATCGATCAAGTGGTGCTGCTTGAGACGCGAAATTCAGATTGGTGGGTTGATTCTGTGGTCGAGGTTTGCGGTAAGGCGGGTTGCCGTATTTTGATTTTCAACCCTTGGGAGGAATATTTTGAGCAAGAGCTGATCCCTGTAAATCAAGGCGGACATACCTTCTTCTCGCTGCAGCAGGAACCGCTAGAGAATCCGATTAACCGCGCAATTAAGAGGACGCTCGATATTTGTATCTCACTGCCTGTGGTGCTCTTTGTGCTCCCTTGGATGTGCTTGTATGCTAAAATTATGATTCGGCGGGAATCTCCGGGGCCAATGTTTTTTAAGCAAGAGCGATCAGGGCAACGCGGCCGCTTGTTTAATATCTATAAGTTTCGATCAATGCATCATTCCGACCCGTCTCGTGAGGGGGAGCAGGCGAAGGCGGAGGATGATCGCGTGTTTAAATTCGGTCAGTTCATGCGCCGCACCAGTATCGATGAGTTCCCTCAGTTTATTAATGTGCTGCGAGGCCAGATGAGTGTCGTGGGGCCACGCCCGCATTTGATCCAGCATGACAGCCAGTTTAGTGAACAGGTGAATATTTACCGCACACGGCATTTCGTGAAGCCTGGGATTACGGGCCTAGCTCAGTGCAAGGGCTTTCGTGGTGAAGTGACTGAATTGACGCTCATCGAGGAACGCGTGCGATACGATTTAGAGTATATTCGCAGTTGGTCGTTTTGGCTCGATGTCTGGATCTTGGTGAAGACCGCGCTGCAGGTGATTTTTCCGCCGAAGTCGGCGTATTGA
- a CDS encoding glycosyltransferase family 4 protein: MKISFICGSLNPGRDGVGDYTRRLATQLSADGHKCQLISINDHETAPARIEDGIEIVRFQNALTGAHSEAIAEAIARWDPQWISLQFVCFAFHPKGFIHHLTPIIQALRTDRKLEIMFHELWVGEQPSIPFKHKIMGRIQQWLILHALSKWSPDSLHTSNRLYQYILERHGYKAERLPIFGNIAIAHAPTAADFTRAENERIVLFPFSQRHDWNVNETLTRLNEMATASATVLKLIQIGSLRSGLQHWDTINAYADNHGWQCQCLGAQSEETLSQWMQAADIGISSAHIHLADKSGAAVAMHEHGLPVICTITDPVSKQFKEAACPSEGLFSFFDTHETLTNLFKQPSKRTPQARLPMIADGWIKSLTGK; this comes from the coding sequence ATGAAAATCAGCTTTATCTGCGGATCCCTAAATCCCGGAAGGGATGGTGTTGGCGACTACACACGTCGCCTCGCTACGCAGTTGTCCGCTGACGGCCACAAATGCCAGCTTATTTCGATCAACGATCACGAGACCGCGCCCGCTCGCATCGAGGATGGCATTGAAATCGTTCGCTTTCAGAACGCACTCACAGGTGCCCACTCTGAGGCAATCGCCGAAGCCATCGCGCGCTGGGATCCACAATGGATCAGCCTGCAGTTCGTCTGTTTTGCATTCCACCCGAAGGGCTTCATCCATCACTTAACCCCCATCATTCAAGCACTCCGAACGGATCGAAAACTGGAGATCATGTTCCATGAACTGTGGGTCGGCGAGCAACCGTCGATCCCCTTCAAGCACAAGATCATGGGCCGTATCCAGCAATGGCTGATACTGCACGCACTTAGTAAATGGTCACCCGACAGCCTACATACTAGTAACCGACTCTATCAATATATCCTAGAGCGTCACGGATACAAAGCAGAGCGACTTCCCATTTTTGGCAACATCGCCATTGCGCACGCTCCGACGGCTGCCGATTTTACCCGGGCCGAAAACGAACGCATCGTCCTCTTCCCTTTTAGCCAGCGACATGATTGGAATGTGAACGAAACGCTTACTCGACTCAACGAGATGGCAACCGCGAGCGCAACAGTGCTTAAATTAATCCAAATCGGTAGCCTTCGATCAGGGTTACAGCATTGGGATACGATCAATGCCTACGCCGACAATCATGGGTGGCAGTGCCAATGTCTCGGGGCGCAAAGCGAAGAAACCCTCTCACAATGGATGCAGGCCGCGGACATCGGCATTAGCTCCGCCCATATCCACTTAGCCGATAAGAGTGGTGCTGCCGTTGCCATGCACGAGCATGGACTGCCCGTCATCTGCACGATTACCGACCCCGTATCCAAACAATTCAAGGAGGCAGCGTGCCCTAGCGAAGGGCTATTCAGTTTTTTCGATACGCACGAGACGCTCACCAATTTATTCAAGCAACCATCAAAGCGCACACCTCAAGCAAGGCTACCCATGATCGCCGATGGTTGGATCAAATCCCTCACAGGCAAGTAA
- a CDS encoding glycosyltransferase, with product MKLLRVIHTVQAHSGGPIEGLKQASRIMSELGVEVEIACLDTPEAIHDEIEQFPWRIHALGPGKLGNYSYSSALKDWLDTYVDQYDAVIIHGNWQYHGLATSKACRRHSIPYFIYPHGMLDPWFNETYPLKKLKKRLYWNWGEHPILHHAKAVLFTCAEECNRAQRCFSPYSVNEKVIGYGTNASQESIDALTESSPHPTPYFLFLGRIQEKKGLDLLIEAYASMDIKLKDIPDLLIAGPEQQPDYAQRLKSNFPQANIHWIGSVEGAQKWRLLACAEALILPSHQENFGIVVAEALAVGTPTLISNKVNIYNEIEQHQAGLVENDDLDGTSMLIEKWCSLSPAEKDTMANAAEKLFKTHFEIRKATESLITYIQETIDADERLTSR from the coding sequence ATGAAACTCCTCCGCGTCATACATACCGTCCAGGCACATTCTGGCGGCCCAATCGAAGGGCTCAAGCAGGCCTCTCGAATTATGAGTGAGCTCGGAGTCGAAGTCGAAATAGCATGCCTAGATACACCTGAGGCGATTCATGATGAAATCGAACAGTTTCCGTGGCGTATCCACGCATTAGGCCCTGGAAAACTGGGGAATTATAGCTACTCCTCCGCCCTCAAAGATTGGCTCGATACCTATGTAGATCAATACGACGCAGTCATCATACACGGCAACTGGCAGTATCATGGCTTAGCCACATCAAAGGCCTGCCGACGCCATAGCATCCCATATTTCATTTATCCGCACGGAATGCTAGACCCCTGGTTCAACGAGACCTACCCTCTCAAGAAACTCAAAAAACGCTTATACTGGAACTGGGGAGAGCACCCCATCCTTCATCATGCCAAGGCGGTGCTGTTTACCTGCGCAGAGGAATGCAACCGTGCCCAGCGCTGCTTCTCTCCCTATTCGGTAAATGAAAAAGTAATTGGCTACGGGACGAATGCATCGCAAGAGAGCATCGATGCCTTGACGGAATCATCCCCCCACCCAACGCCCTACTTCCTCTTTTTAGGACGAATCCAAGAGAAGAAAGGCCTCGACCTGTTGATCGAAGCCTATGCCTCAATGGACATTAAGCTCAAAGACATTCCAGATCTATTAATCGCCGGCCCTGAACAACAACCAGACTACGCACAACGGTTGAAAAGCAATTTCCCGCAAGCAAACATTCACTGGATCGGCTCAGTCGAAGGCGCGCAGAAATGGCGTTTACTGGCATGTGCGGAAGCACTGATTCTACCCTCTCATCAAGAAAACTTCGGGATCGTGGTGGCCGAAGCGCTCGCCGTTGGCACGCCCACTCTGATCTCAAATAAGGTGAATATTTATAATGAGATTGAACAACATCAGGCAGGCCTCGTAGAGAATGATGACCTCGACGGCACTTCCATGCTGATAGAAAAATGGTGTTCGCTCTCCCCAGCAGAAAAGGACACGATGGCGAATGCAGCAGAGAAACTATTTAAAACACATTTTGAAATTCGTAAAGCCACCGAAAGCCTGATCACTTACATCCAAGAAACAATAGACGCAGATGAAAGACTCACCTCAAGATAG